The Roseimicrobium gellanilyticum sequence GATGTGTCAGGGAATGCGGCCATTGCGGAGGTGATGCTCGCGAAACTGATGGAGATGGTGAAGTAGCGAGGAGGAGATTGGAGGTTAGGCCTTCTGGCCTGACAGTGGGCGTTAGACCTCCGGTCTGACCGTCACTCACCCTCTCCTTACCCACAGCTACTTTGAGTTGTGGCATGACGTGTATATCCATACCAAGAAATGGTGGCATCACGCACTGAAACAAAGACACGTTGTGAAGGGATTCCTCCTTCGTGGGCTCCGCTAACGCGGGCTACGTTTCATGACGGTCAGACCGGAGGTCTAACATCCGCTGTCAGGCGGGACGCCTAAGCTCCTTGTGCCGCCGCCTTGATCCCTTCCAGCTCTTCCCAGCGGGCATAGAGCCGTGCGACTTCGGCTTTCGCCGTTTCCAGTTCCGCGATCATCGCAGGGGCTTCGGCGGAGCGGGTGATGTAGAAGCTGGGATCGTTCAGCGTCGTGTCGAGCGTCTGCACCTTCTCCTCGGCGGCGAGGATGGCTTCTTCGATGCCTTCGAGTTCACGCGTTTCCTTGAAGCTCAGTTTGCGAGGCTTCGTTGAAGTCTTCGATGCAGCAGCAGCGTTCGCAGCGGGCTGCTTGTCCACCTTCGCGGCCTGGATGTAGGCCTTGTCGCGCTGTTCACGTTCGCGACGCTTCTCCAGGTAGTAGCTGTAGTTGCCAACCTGTACGTGCACGCCGGCGTCTTCGAAGGCGATGATTTGATCGCACACACGATCGAGGAAGTAGCGATCGTGACTCACCACGATGCTGGTGCCATCGAAGTCGCTCAGGGCTTCTTCAAGGATGCGCAGGCTTTGCAGGTCCAAGTCGTTGGTGGGCTCGTCCAGCACGATGATGTTGCCGCCGCGCTTCAACACCTTGGCGAGCATCAATCGTGCTCGCTCGCCGCCGGAGAGGAGCTCCACTTTCTCATTGATGCGGTCATCGTTGAAGAGGAAACGGCGCAGGTAGCCGCGCGCGCCGAGCTTCTGCGTTCCGAAGAAGACAATCTCATCGTGGTCCACCACCTCTGCGAGCACGGTGCCGTTGCCATTGAGCTGCATGCGCGCCTGGTCGATGTAGTTGAACGCGGCCTTCTTGCCAATGGCCACGGTGCCTTCATCGGGCTGGCGTGTGCCCATGCAGAGACGCAGCAAAGTGGTCTTGCCCGCTCCATTGCGACCGACGATGCCGGTGCATTGTCCGGGCTTCAGTGAAGCGGTGAGGTTGCGGAACAGCCAGCGCTCCTGGCCCATCTCATCCACGACCATCGCGCCTGCGCCATCCAGTTCCACAGCCACGTTGCCGATTTCTGCCGGAGGTGGCAGGAGGAGGTCCATCTCGCGCTCCTCAGGTGGGGCTTGCAGGCCTTCGATCTGATAGAACATGTCGAGCCGGTGGCGCGATTTCGTGCCGCGGGCCTTCACGCCAGCGCGGACCCATTCCAGCTCAGTACGCAGAAAACGCTGACGGCGGCGTTCTGTTTGCTCCGCGATGGCCTGGCGTGCGGCCTTGGACTCGAGATAGGCGGTGTAGTTTCCTTCGTGGGAGAAGCATTTCCCATCTGCGAGCTCGAGGATGCGTGTGGCGATGACATCCAGGAAATAGCGATCGTGCGTGACGAAGATCACCGCGCCGGGAAAGCTGCGCAGGTAATCTTCCAGCCAGCGGATGGATTCGGAGTCGAGGTGGTTCGTCGGCTCATCCAGCAGCAGCAGATCCGGCTGTGAGACGAGAGCACGGCTCAGGGCCACGCGACGCTTCTCCCCCCCGGAGAGTGGACCCACCGGGGCATCCAGCGGAGGTGCAGAGAGTGCCGTGACGATGGACTTGATGCGTGAATCAAGATTCCAGCCATCGGCCGCCTCGATGTGATGCAGCAGGTCCGCATGCTCGGCTTCGCTGCCTTCGCCCGCCTCATACCGCGCGATCATGTCGATGAGGTCAGCGGCTCCGTTGCGGATGTTCTCCAGCACCGTCAGACTCCCATCCAATTCAAACTCCTGCGGCAGGTAGCCGATGCGCAGTCCGCGACGAATGGAAAGGTCGCCCGTATCCGCGCGCTCCGTGCCGGCGAGGATCTTCAGCAGGCTGGTCTTGCCGGTGCCGTTGCGCCCTACGAGGCCCACCTTTTCGCCTTCGTTCACTGCCAGCGTGATCCCGTCCAGCAGTCGGTGATTGCCATAGCTGAGGGTGAGTTCGTTGGCGGAGAGCATGCAGAAGGGGTTCTGGGGGGGGATTGGCGGGTGAAGGCTGTAGGCCAGTCTGGAAGGTGGGGCAAGTGGGGAGGGGTTCCAACTTGATTGCCGGAAATCGCATGTCAGCGCGCACGAGGTGCGGTAGAGTGCGCCTGTCGCATGGATACCAACCTGCTCGTGATCTGCGGTCTGACGTTTGTCATCCACCTCATCGGGACCCTGGCTTATGCCGCCCGTATTGCGGGAATCCGGACGGGGCACATCGCCACAGCGTTGACGCTCTTCAATGTGCTGGTGCTGATCTCGCGGACCTCGAATTCCTTTCAGGCACCCTTCCTTGCGAAGCGCATCGAAGTTTCCCTCGCGGAATCCATGGCTCCGTTGTTTGCAGACTTTCAGTGGATTCTCGGCGCTGCCGCGTTGGCGACCGCTGTGGGCGCGATTCTGGTACCCACGGCGCAACGCGCTCTCTCGCGTGCGGTCGCGTTGTTGCAGGTGCATCGTTCGATGTTCCGGCTGGTGTGCCACGGCATGCATCCGCGCCGGTTGCTGCTCATGCGGCGCTATCTCACTCTGCCTTCACGTGGAAATCTCCGGGCCATGCAGACGCGTGGCGGGCTCTCGTGGAATTTTATCGTGCTCAACGTGGTGGCGGTCGCACTTTGGACGGTGGGTGTTTTCGCTGCCCTGTATGCCGGTGCCTTGGAGCCCCAGTTCCGGGTGACCTGCAGCAACCTCTCCGCCATCATCAATGGCCTCGCGACCATCATCATGTTCCTGGTACTCGATCCACAGCTCTCGCTGATGACTGATGATGCCGCGCGGCAGCGGGTGGGGCAGGGGCAGTTCCGGGCGGCGGTCACGTCATTGGTGGGCGCGCGTCTTGCTGGGGTGCTTCTCGCGCAGTTGCTCCTGGTGCCAGCGGCCATGTTGATTGCGCAGGTGGCGCGGTGGATTTGACTGGATGCTTCATTCTCTGAACTCATGATTCCGCAATTTTTCCATTCATGGACGGCGCCGCTCTTTGTCACCGGATTGGTGGTGGGTGTTGTCGGCTGGGTATGGTTTCTCTTTGCGAGTTATCGGGCAGATGCCCACATGGCGCGCTGGTCGCGATTTCTTCCGATGCTCGCCATTCGATTGGCTCTGGAACATCGGGAGACCTGCTTGAAGCCATTCATCCTGCTGCATCTAGGCGGCTTGCTTTGCCTGCCGCAGGTGTTGCGCATGGTGTCAGCGATGTCGGTGGTCGAACAACGCGTGTTCGGTTACTGACACCTCTGGCAGACCCATTTCACGCAACGAAAAAGGGGGCACGAAGCCCCCTTTCCTTGAATGATGGAAGGTGTACCCTGTTTGCTTAGCGGTTGGTGAATTCTCCGCGCGCCGGGTTGAACGAGCATTTGAAGCCATCAATCTCCACCTTGCGACCATTCAGCGATCCTGAGCCGCTCAGGGTCAGGTGAGCCCACTGGCCATCCTTGGACCAGCCGGCGCAGTCGAGGTAGCGGGAATTCTTCAGCACGGTGCTGCTGATCTCCTTGCCAGTTTCCACTTGGAGGGCGAGGCGTTGGGTGGCGAGGTCGAAGTCATACGCGGTGACCTTCGAGTACTTCACGCCCGAGTTGCGCTTGTACAATGAGACGCGGGTGCCGATGCTGGAGCCATCTGTCACGAAGACGTACTTTTCATCTGGCGAGAAGGTGAGCTTCAGTGCGGTGGGCGCGGAAACGTCGCAGAGCTTGGAGGAGGAACCTTCCTGATTGGTGAAGTAGAGGCCGTTGGTGGCGGGGTCCACGCTCCAGGTGATGTACTTGGAGGGGGAGCGACCCCACACCTGGGATTCACGTGCGGGTGCGAGGGGGGCGAGGGCGACAAGGGCCGCGACGGCGGAGAGGACGAGGGATGCTTTCATGGAATGGGACTTCGTAGTGGAATGGCAAAAAATCCGGGAGTGTGACAGGCGAGTCACGACTTTTACCTATTTCAAGGCATTGTTGTGTCAGACCTAGCGCTCATACCGAAAGTCTTCGTAGCTGTCGCGCTTAAGGGTGTGATCCAAGAAGGGCACGCCTATCTTTGCAGCAATGAGTGCGCCAAGCTCCTGTGCACGCTCGCGAGTGTCGGGCTGAGCGGCGAGGAATTCGTTCGTACCTTTTCCCTTCAAAGTGACATCGAGCCGGTACTTCTCGACGGTGGAGTTGCTTCTATTCTGGCTCACTTCGTGAGTGCCCCGCACCGCAGACACTTCAGAAATCTCATGCCGCTTCGTCTTCCGCCACGCCACGTAGTCGCGCATCTCAGAGATGTAGCCTTCCGCAGGATGCACCTCCACCACACTCCGGGCGAAGAGCATCCAGAGTCCGGGAAGCACAAAGGCGGCGGTCATCACCACCAGGAGGATGAGGCCAAAGATGTAGGTGAACATGTAGCCGAAGTCCGCATGGAGTACGGCCCGCGCCATTTCACCCAGGGCCAGCAGCAGCCACCACCCAAACTTCGCGCCTACCAACAGGAGAATCCCGGCACACACCCAGATCACCGGGCCACCGTTGGCGCGGTCCTGAATGCGAAGCGTGTCCTGCTGGGTGACCTGCCACGTGAGTGCCATGCGGCGCTCAGTCTCGCGAGCCCGGAACGATTTTCAACTCCACGGGCTTGCCCTCCCGCTGGACGATGATGGTGGTCTCCTTGCCGATCTTCATCTCACCCATGACGTAGGTGTAGTCATAGATGTTCTGGATATCCTTGTCCCCGAGCTTGGTGATGATGTCGCCCGCCTTCACGCCTGCCTTCGCAGCCGGGCCCACGGGAGACACGCCGCTGAGCTTCACGCCCTTGATGTCACCCTGCGCGTAGTCGGGGATGGTGCCAAGGTAGACACGCAATCCCGTGCGTGTGCCCTGATTCTTCGGCGCTTCCATGGCGATGTAGTCCGGCGCATCAAAGGTGGTGGACAGTGAACGCGTGACGAGCCCCATGAACTTCGCCACCTGCGCGGCCTTCTCGTAGTTGATCTTGTCTGCTGTATCGGAGGGCATGTGGTAGTCCTCATGTGCGCCGGTGAAGGCATTCAACGTGGGGATGCCGCGTGTGTAGAAGGTGGTGGAGTCCGTGGCGAGATGCGCGTCATTCTGTGTGGTGATGGGAATGCCCAGCGGCGCATTGCGCTGCTCGATCTCACGCGGCCACCAGGAGCTGCTGCCCACGCCCTGCAGGACGAGGTTTTTGTTGAAGCGGCCGATCATGTCCATGTTCAGCACGGCGGCGAGCATGCCGGTGAGTTTGGCGTTGGGATCGCCTTTGATCATCTTCGCCAGGCTCTCGCAGAAGTGGGTGGAGCCCAGCAGGCCGAGCTCTTCCCCGGACCATGCGGCGAAGAGGATGTCGCGCTTTTGGTCTAGCTTGCCCTGCTTCTTCATGTCCACCAGCCACTGGGCAATTTCCAGCACACCGGCGCTTCCTGAGGCGTTGTCATCCGCGCCATGGTGAATCTTGTGCACGTCGCCGCCTTTCGCGCGCGAGCTGGAGCCGCCATTGGTGCCGAGGTGATCGATGTGCGCACCGATGATGATGGGCGCGGTGTGGAAGTCGGGCTCCGTGCCCTTGCAGAGGACGGCCAGCACGTTGCGGCCCTTCTTCTTTTCCTGGGCGATGGCGATGTGTGCGGACAGCTTCAGCTTGCCGAGGGGAATGCCCTGGATGGGATCGCCTTTGTCCAGATCGGACTGGAGCTGGACCAGTGTCTTTCCGATTTCCGCAGCGGCGAGAATTCGATCCGCTGTCGCATCGGTAACGCTCACTGCCGCAATGCCGGAGGAGGCGAGTGAGGCATCGAAGGTGAGTGGCACAAGCTGCTCCACGACTTTGCTGTTGGGGCCGCTGGCAACAATGATGCCGCGCGCGCCTTTCTGTCGTGCTGTGAGGGCCTTGTGCCGCAGGCTGGTGAAGCGGAGCAGTTCGTTGCGACGATCCTGGGAAAGATTCTCCGGCAGGTAGCGCAGCACAAGCACCCACTTGTCTTTTACGTCGAGATGGAAGTAGCTGCTGTACGGCTCGAGTTTCTTGCCGTTGCTGTCCGTCCAGTTGTCCGGCGTTTCGATGCCATAGCCCGCGAAGACGATCTCCGAGGCGGCGATATCGCCCGTCTGGGAGAAGGATAGGGGGCGCCAGTCCTGATCGCTCGTCAGATGCATCTTCTGCGAGGCACTGGTGAGTTCCATCTTGTTTCCCTCACCAAGGGCCACGCCGGCGGTGAATTCGAAATTTGAGTAGTAGGTGTTGTCATCACCGAAGGGAACCAGGCCGAGTTGTTGGAAGACGCTGGCCATGTACTCGGTGGCGAGTTTTTCGCCGGGTGTGCCCGTGAGGCGGCCCTGCAGTGCATCACTCGCGAGGTAGGTGATGTGCTGTTTCATGTCCGCGGGTGTGATCTCTGCACTGGTGGTGGAGAGATCCGGTGCGCCCGGGGGTGGCTCCACAGTGCCGGGTTTGGGTGCCGTGCCTTTCTCAGCGACGGCGCCCGTGCTGGGCTTGTCCAGTCCCAGGGTCTTGCGTGCCGCGGCATCATTCCAGTCGGCGATGAAGATTTGCGAGTTGCTGTTCGCCGTGCGGCCGCTGGTCCAGCTCAGCTTCTTGCCATCGGGAGAGAAGACCGGCAGTCCATCGAAGCCATCCGTCCCGGTGATGCGCACCGGGTCGTGTTTGCCCAGCGCGTCCACGATGTAGAGCTCGAAGTTGGCGAAGCCGTTCACGTTGTTTGTGAAGATCAGGTAGTCACCACTGGGGTGGAAATACGGTGCCCAGGACATGGCGCCCACCTTGGTGATCTGGCGCTGGTCGGAGCCATCTGTCTTCATGGTGTGGATCTCGGCAGTCATGCCTTTCTCATCAAAGCGCCGCCAGCAGATGCGCGAGCCATCCGCGCTGAAGAAGGGGCCGCCATCATAGCCGGGTACATCCGTGAGGCGGCGCGCGTTCGTGCCGTCCGCATTCATCACGTAGATGTCCATGAAGTACTGCTTGTCGATCTTCAGGCGCTCTGCGTCGGAGGCGCTGAGCTGGCCTTCATAGGCGGCGCGATTGCTGGCGAAGACGATCTGGCGTCCATCCGGGGAGACGGCACCCTCCGCATCGTAGCCGACGGAGCTGGTGAGCTGCGTGAGCTTGTTGTCGGACAGTGAATAGGAGAAGAGGTCAAAGTGCTCGTCGTAGTCCCACGAGTACTTCCGCACGCGATTGCTCTGGCGTTCCTTGAACTCGGCGTCCTGCTTGGCCTTTGCTTCCGGGTCGAGGTGGGTGGAGGCGAAGAGGATGCGATTGTCATCCGGGTAGATCCAGGCGCAGGTGGTCTTTCCAAAGCCGGGGGAAACGCGGCGCTGGTCGCCGGTTTCCAGATCCATCAGGTAGATTTGGTAGAAGGGGTTGTCCGCCTCACGCTCACTCTGGAAGATCATCTTCTTCCCGTCCGCGCTGAAGTAGCCCTCCCCGGCGCGTTTGCCTTCAAAGGTGAGCTGGCGGATGCCGGTCAAAAAAGCTGCCTCGTCCGCCCGGGAAGGGGAGGGCGTGAGGAGGGTGGCGGCAGCGGCGAAAAGAGTGGAGGCGAGGAGGTGCGGGGCTTTCATCTCTTGCGGTTCAGGTTGAATACGGAGCGAGATCTGCGGCTGCAACGGGAAAAAGCTGGCCGGGCAGCACTCCGCAAGCATGGGCCAATAGGGTGGCGTGGCAGGAGCTCCGCCGGGGACGCGGTTTCCCTTGCCAAGAGGGCGCACGGTGCCATACTGCGACCCCTTATGTCCATTCTTATCGGTTTCCTCATGGTGCTGACGGCGATCGTCTGTCTGCTCCTCGTCCTCATCGTCCTGATGCAGCGCCCGCGTCAGGAGGGTCTTGGTGCGACTTTCGGCGCTGGCATGATGGACTCTCTGGCCGGTGCGCAAGCGACCAATGTGCTGCAGAAGGGCACGGCGTGGCTTGGCGGTTTGATGTTCTTGCTGACCTTCGTCCTGGCGGCGCTTCTGGCGCACAACGCTCCGAAGCCCAAGGCTTCCCTGGCGGGTGAAGGCAGCGCTCCCGCTCCCGTGGTGGCTCCTGCCGCGCCTGAGACCCCGGCACCCGTTCCGGGCGCTCCTGCAGTCCCTGCCCCTGCGGAAAACAAGCCTGCTACGGCTCCCGCGCCTGCGGCTCCTGCTCCTGAAACCAAGCCGACCGAGCCCGTGAAGCCCGCCGACGCTGTTCCTGCTGCTCCAGCCAGCACTCCTACCCCGGCTCCGACGCCTGCGCCCGCACCTTCCGCTGCCCCGGCCAGCACCCCTGCGCCTGCTCCTACAGCCCCTGCGCCTGCTCCCGAGAACAAGCCCGCAAGCGAGCTTCCGGTGGCTCCCGCACCCGTGCCCAGCACGCCTCCGGCACCTCCCGCTCCTGCCCCTTCGGGTAACTAAGGGTAGCGAGAGCGACACGAGCGCCTCATTTTCAACCGTCCGCAGCTGAGTGCTCCGGACGGTTTTTTGTTTTCAGACGAGTCCTTAAAGTAGCTTCGGCTTCAGCCGAACTCGGGATGGCCCAGCGAGTGGTAACGTCCACTTCGGCTGAAGCCGAAGCTACTTTGGGAGTGCTCTTTGCCGCTTCCGAGAATCGGTCTGGGCATTCTGCATTTCTGACCTGAAGTTGATCTTTGGCGGAACTCAGCCTATGCAAGCCGTCCCATGAACGCCAAACCACTCGAAGGAAAAGTCGGACTCGTCTTCGGAGTCGCCAACAAACGCAGCATTGCGTGGGCCATTGCACAGGCCTGGGCGGAAGCGGGTGCGAAGCTGATTTTCAACTACCAGGGCGAACGCCTGAAGGACAATGTGGAAGAACTGGCGGGCACCTTTGGCTCGGACACCCCCCTCTTCCCCTGCGATGTGACCAAGGACGAGGAAGTCGATACCTTCTTCAACAAGGTGAGTGAGATCACCCCCAAGGTGGACCTGCTCCTGCACAGCATCGCCTTCGCCCCGAAGGAAGCTCTGGAAGGCGACTTCATCAACACCTCCCGCGAAGCGTACGCGACCGCGCACAACATCAGCGCCTACTCGCTGGTGCATCTCGCCCGCAAGTCTGCTCCCCTCATGACGGACGGCGGCAGCATCATTGCCATGAGCTACTACGGCGCGGAGAAGGTGGTGCCCCACTACAACGTGATGGGTGTGGCCAAGGCCTCCCTGGAAGCCAGCACGCGCTACCTCGCGTACGACCTGGGCAAGAAGAAGATCCGTGTGAATTGTATCAGCGCTGGCCCGGTGAATACCCTCGCGGCGCGTGGCATTGCCGGCTTTGGCGCAATGCTGAAGCACTATGATGCGCATGCTCCGATTGGCCGCAGCTGCGAGCCTTCCGAACTGGGCGCCACGGGTGTCTTCCTCGCCAGCGATGGCGCAGCGTCCATCACCGGCCAGGTGCTCTACGTGGACGGCGGCTACCAGATCATGGGCATGTAAATTCAGTGAATGGCAGCCGGGCGGAGTGCCTGGCTGCAAACGCCATGTCCGCCGCGAGTTCGAGTGCACTGCCCGTGTTGATTGTGGGCGGTGGGCTCGCGGGGACTGCGGTGGCCTGGCAATGCTGGGCGCGCGCAGTGCCGTTTCTGGTACTTGATCCGGGTGAGCCAGGGACCACCTCAAAGGTGGCTGCTGGTCTGGTGACTCCCATCACCGGCCAAAGGCTCAAGGTGAGCTGGAGGCTGGAGGAACTGCTGCCCGAGGCACGTGTATTTTATCAGCGCATGGAGCAGGCGGTGGGGGGAACGTTTTACCATCCCTCGCCGATGGTGCGGCTTTTCAGCAATGAGCGGGAACTGAAGTTCTGGGGGCTGCGCAGAGACGAGCCTGACATCCAGCGATGGGCGGATACGACCACCGCGGACGCGCAGGTGGATGCGTCCATCTTCCACAACGAGCTGGGCGGCTTCGGCCAGCCCGATGCGGCATGGCTCGATACCGTGGCGTATCTGGAGGCATCCAAGGAATTCTTTTCTGCGAAGGGAAGGTGGATTACCGGCGCCTTCAAGGATGACGAGCTGGATGTTTCCAGTGATATGGTCACATGGCAGGGTGAGAGGTATGCTGCCGCGGTGTTCTGCCGCGGTGCTGACGAACGCCATGCCTCGCGATTCTTTCCCTGGCTGCAATGGGATTGCGCGCGCGGCGTGATTGCGGATGTGCGCGCGGACTATCGCGACCACCGGATGGTGCAGCGGGGCGGGTGGATGCAGCCGCGGGGTGATGGCGGGATCTACCGCGCGGGCTCGACCTATGAGTTCGATTTCACGCGGAGCCTTGAGGAATCCACCGAAGAGTTGCGAGGGAAGCTGCACGTGTTGTTGAAGGTGCCATTTGAGATTCTCTCTTCACAGACCGGTCTCAGACCGATTGTGAAGCGGCAGCAGTTGATTGTGGGCCGGCATCCCGTGCATGAGCGCGTGTTGATCCTGAATGGACTTGGCTCCAAGGGGGTGCTGCGTGCGCCGTTCTTCTCGCGGATGCTGATGGAGCATTTTTGGGACGGAAAGCCCATCGAAGCGGAGGTGGATGTGCGGGCGAATGGGTGAACCTCGCGCTCGTCGTGATGACATGATGCCAGGGAGCCATGGTGATCTGTGAGTGCATCGCGTTGAACTATGAGTGATAGAGTAGGCCCCGCTGCTCCATGCCTTCCGAATCTCCATCTTCCTTCACCGCTCTTCCCACTGCTGTGCAGTGGTCGCATCAGATCGTGGGGCCACGTCTGCGTGCGGGCGATTGGGTGGTCGATGCCACGGCGGGAAACGGCCATGACTCACTCTTCCTGGCGCAACGAGTGCTTCCCGGCGGACGTGTGTTCACGTTCGATCTGCAAGCGCAGGCGATTGAAAAGACGCGTGAGAATCTGGCGAGCCATCTGACCATTCAGCAGCTGGCGGAGGTGTCCCTGCACCATGCCGGACACGAGCGCATGGCGGAGCTGTTGCCGGCTGAGGCGCGCGGACGTCTGCGCACGGTGATGTTCAACTTTGGTTACCTGCCTGGCGGAGACAAGAAAGTCATCACGCAAGAGGCAACCTCACTTGCAGCCGTGCGCATTGCGCTGGAGTGGCTCGCTGAGGACGGCATCATGACCGTCGTGCTATATCCTGGTCACGAGGGTGGCAGGGAGGAGGCGAGCTCGGTGGAGTGCCTGATCACGGCACTGCCATCCATGGAGTTTGAGGCTCAGCGCATCGGCTTCCTCAACTTCCGATCCTCGACGCCTTTCTGCATCGCGGTGCGACGACGGGCCGTGAACGCTTGAAGAAGGAGGAGAACTTAGGCGGGTTTGTGACCCATGTGCTCAAACACGGCAGCGAGGGCGGCGTTCAGCTCGTCCATCGTCGCCTGCTCAAGAGTGGGATCCAGCGCTGGTTCGCGCAGCGGTTCCGGGGTCATGGCAAAGTCCTGGGCGGTGAGTTCCACGATATTGCTCGGTTTGGAGGGTTTGAACTTCGAGGGGGTTTTTTCTGAACCTTCGGCTGAAGTTTCAGCCTCGGGACGGTAGACCGTGAGGGCGGTATCGAAATCCTTCAGCGATTCCATCCACTGGCGGATGGAGGCCAGCTCTTCATCCAAGGCGCTGAGCACCCGACCGCGAGTTTCTTCCAGAGAGGACTCCAACTGAGCGAGATGCTCACGAAGAATCATCTTCGCAACAGGCTGGTGGGCAAAGGCGGCGGAAGACTTGGGCGGCATAACGAAGGCAGTTTACTCTAATTTCCATAATTTCACAACAATATTTGTTGTTTCTGCATACGTTAGACAAAGCAGATTTTAAAGATGTTCAAAACATCTGAATGACCTAATAAAACTGCACCCATGCCCCTTCATCTTGTGGCTGGATCCTCTTTTAGGAATCGCTGCTCAGGCACAAAAGATGGGGTGGGCATCTCCATGCAATTCTCCACCGGGCGGTAATCCGAACTCTGATGGCTTGGTTGCCGCCTCAGTCAGCTCGACCGATCCCCGCCAGCATCGTGTGATGGAATGCTTTTCGCGGTGCCGTCATTGATGCTTCCTGGCGTGGATTTACGGAGGAACGTGGGCGGAGCGTGTCGACGCCGCGGCCTCGTCTGGATAGCCCAGGTTGAGACTCTTCTGCCAATGACTGGAGACGCTGTAGAGTCTGGCAATGATGTCTTGAATCACTGCGGCATCCTCCAACGGGAGATCGACGCGGTAAGAGAGTGTCACCAAGCCGGTCTCGGAATCGAGACCCAGTGCGCCGCCTTCGGTATGGTTCCATTCGTG is a genomic window containing:
- a CDS encoding ABC-F family ATP-binding cassette domain-containing protein, with amino-acid sequence MLSANELTLSYGNHRLLDGITLAVNEGEKVGLVGRNGTGKTSLLKILAGTERADTGDLSIRRGLRIGYLPQEFELDGSLTVLENIRNGAADLIDMIARYEAGEGSEAEHADLLHHIEAADGWNLDSRIKSIVTALSAPPLDAPVGPLSGGEKRRVALSRALVSQPDLLLLDEPTNHLDSESIRWLEDYLRSFPGAVIFVTHDRYFLDVIATRILELADGKCFSHEGNYTAYLESKAARQAIAEQTERRRQRFLRTELEWVRAGVKARGTKSRHRLDMFYQIEGLQAPPEEREMDLLLPPPAEIGNVAVELDGAGAMVVDEMGQERWLFRNLTASLKPGQCTGIVGRNGAGKTTLLRLCMGTRQPDEGTVAIGKKAAFNYIDQARMQLNGNGTVLAEVVDHDEIVFFGTQKLGARGYLRRFLFNDDRINEKVELLSGGERARLMLAKVLKRGGNIIVLDEPTNDLDLQSLRILEEALSDFDGTSIVVSHDRYFLDRVCDQIIAFEDAGVHVQVGNYSYYLEKRREREQRDKAYIQAAKVDKQPAANAAAASKTSTKPRKLSFKETRELEGIEEAILAAEEKVQTLDTTLNDPSFYITRSAEAPAMIAELETAKAEVARLYARWEELEGIKAAAQGA
- a CDS encoding lipid II flippase family protein — encoded protein: MDTNLLVICGLTFVIHLIGTLAYAARIAGIRTGHIATALTLFNVLVLISRTSNSFQAPFLAKRIEVSLAESMAPLFADFQWILGAAALATAVGAILVPTAQRALSRAVALLQVHRSMFRLVCHGMHPRRLLLMRRYLTLPSRGNLRAMQTRGGLSWNFIVLNVVAVALWTVGVFAALYAGALEPQFRVTCSNLSAIINGLATIIMFLVLDPQLSLMTDDAARQRVGQGQFRAAVTSLVGARLAGVLLAQLLLVPAAMLIAQVARWI
- a CDS encoding M28 family peptidase, with amino-acid sequence MKAPHLLASTLFAAAATLLTPSPSRADEAAFLTGIRQLTFEGKRAGEGYFSADGKKMIFQSEREADNPFYQIYLMDLETGDQRRVSPGFGKTTCAWIYPDDNRILFASTHLDPEAKAKQDAEFKERQSNRVRKYSWDYDEHFDLFSYSLSDNKLTQLTSSVGYDAEGAVSPDGRQIVFASNRAAYEGQLSASDAERLKIDKQYFMDIYVMNADGTNARRLTDVPGYDGGPFFSADGSRICWRRFDEKGMTAEIHTMKTDGSDQRQITKVGAMSWAPYFHPSGDYLIFTNNVNGFANFELYIVDALGKHDPVRITGTDGFDGLPVFSPDGKKLSWTSGRTANSNSQIFIADWNDAAARKTLGLDKPSTGAVAEKGTAPKPGTVEPPPGAPDLSTTSAEITPADMKQHITYLASDALQGRLTGTPGEKLATEYMASVFQQLGLVPFGDDNTYYSNFEFTAGVALGEGNKMELTSASQKMHLTSDQDWRPLSFSQTGDIAASEIVFAGYGIETPDNWTDSNGKKLEPYSSYFHLDVKDKWVLVLRYLPENLSQDRRNELLRFTSLRHKALTARQKGARGIIVASGPNSKVVEQLVPLTFDASLASSGIAAVSVTDATADRILAAAEIGKTLVQLQSDLDKGDPIQGIPLGKLKLSAHIAIAQEKKKGRNVLAVLCKGTEPDFHTAPIIIGAHIDHLGTNGGSSSRAKGGDVHKIHHGADDNASGSAGVLEIAQWLVDMKKQGKLDQKRDILFAAWSGEELGLLGSTHFCESLAKMIKGDPNAKLTGMLAAVLNMDMIGRFNKNLVLQGVGSSSWWPREIEQRNAPLGIPITTQNDAHLATDSTTFYTRGIPTLNAFTGAHEDYHMPSDTADKINYEKAAQVAKFMGLVTRSLSTTFDAPDYIAMEAPKNQGTRTGLRVYLGTIPDYAQGDIKGVKLSGVSPVGPAAKAGVKAGDIITKLGDKDIQNIYDYTYVMGEMKIGKETTIIVQREGKPVELKIVPGSRD
- the secG gene encoding preprotein translocase subunit SecG; this translates as MSILIGFLMVLTAIVCLLLVLIVLMQRPRQEGLGATFGAGMMDSLAGAQATNVLQKGTAWLGGLMFLLTFVLAALLAHNAPKPKASLAGEGSAPAPVVAPAAPETPAPVPGAPAVPAPAENKPATAPAPAAPAPETKPTEPVKPADAVPAAPASTPTPAPTPAPAPSAAPASTPAPAPTAPAPAPENKPASELPVAPAPVPSTPPAPPAPAPSGN
- a CDS encoding enoyl-ACP reductase FabI — encoded protein: MNAKPLEGKVGLVFGVANKRSIAWAIAQAWAEAGAKLIFNYQGERLKDNVEELAGTFGSDTPLFPCDVTKDEEVDTFFNKVSEITPKVDLLLHSIAFAPKEALEGDFINTSREAYATAHNISAYSLVHLARKSAPLMTDGGSIIAMSYYGAEKVVPHYNVMGVAKASLEASTRYLAYDLGKKKIRVNCISAGPVNTLAARGIAGFGAMLKHYDAHAPIGRSCEPSELGATGVFLASDGAASITGQVLYVDGGYQIMGM
- a CDS encoding NAD(P)/FAD-dependent oxidoreductase, with translation MSAASSSALPVLIVGGGLAGTAVAWQCWARAVPFLVLDPGEPGTTSKVAAGLVTPITGQRLKVSWRLEELLPEARVFYQRMEQAVGGTFYHPSPMVRLFSNERELKFWGLRRDEPDIQRWADTTTADAQVDASIFHNELGGFGQPDAAWLDTVAYLEASKEFFSAKGRWITGAFKDDELDVSSDMVTWQGERYAAAVFCRGADERHASRFFPWLQWDCARGVIADVRADYRDHRMVQRGGWMQPRGDGGIYRAGSTYEFDFTRSLEESTEELRGKLHVLLKVPFEILSSQTGLRPIVKRQQLIVGRHPVHERVLILNGLGSKGVLRAPFFSRMLMEHFWDGKPIEAEVDVRANG
- a CDS encoding class I SAM-dependent methyltransferase gives rise to the protein MPSESPSSFTALPTAVQWSHQIVGPRLRAGDWVVDATAGNGHDSLFLAQRVLPGGRVFTFDLQAQAIEKTRENLASHLTIQQLAEVSLHHAGHERMAELLPAEARGRLRTVMFNFGYLPGGDKKVITQEATSLAAVRIALEWLAEDGIMTVVLYPGHEGGREEASSVECLITALPSMEFEAQRIGFLNFRSSTPFCIAVRRRAVNA